Proteins encoded in a region of the Drosophila busckii strain San Diego stock center, stock number 13000-0081.31 unplaced genomic scaffold, ASM1175060v1 hic_scaffold_35, whole genome shotgun sequence genome:
- the LOC108602847 gene encoding NADH-quinone oxidoreductase subunit D, with the protein MSSRMQKVRQLAEKLFTPTEINRFRNYRNNFNKKYLNLSAYSLKVPFQRHTFAKWIDTRYFSARNEAGSIECQEEQAYNMQNNCDQQWDELYPRGPPYEARDTHYWYPDPEYLKQYEAKVMYPMGDEWKQRPNPNGMDRVPTDRTFRTKFINFGPAHPAAHGVLRMILELDSETVLSADPHIGLLHRGTEKLIEYKTYLQALPYMDRLDYVSCMVNEQAYALAVEKLLNIEVPPRAKYIRTLCAELMRLTNHTMAISSMVLDCGAITPLFWLFEEREKQYEFSERLSGARLHAAYIRPGGVSLDMPIGFSDDLYKYLNQFADRLDEVEDVVTDNRIFRMRNIGIGRITAHDALNCGCTGPVLRATGVKWDLRKQQPYDAYGDMKFDVVVGSNGDCYDRYLVRMREMRESINIMQQCLSCMPPGQVRVDDRKITPPRRAKMKTGMEDLIHHFKYYSQGVAVPPGQTYAAVESPKGEFGIFLVSDGSSRPYRCKIRPASYAHLALMSKMAPAHYLADIVAIVGSLDIVFGEIDR; encoded by the exons ATGTCATCACGTATGCAAAAAGTTCGCCAGTTAGCCGAGAAGCTTTTTACTCCAACCGAAATCAATCGCTTTCGCAACTATcgtaataatttcaataaaaagtatttgaatttgagCGCGTACAGTTTAAAGGTGCCGTTCCAACGACACACTTTTGCCAAATGGATAGATACGCGCTATTTTTCAGCTCGCAATGAAG CCGGTAGTATCGAGTGCCAGGAGGAACAGGCATATAATATGCAGAACAACTGTGATCAGCAGTGGGATGAGCTGTACCCACGTGGTCCACCATATGAGGCACGCGACACACACTACTGGTATCCAGATCCAGAGTACTTGAAGCAATATGAAGCTAAGGTCATGTACCCGATGGGAGATGAGTGGAAGCAGCGCCCTAATCCGAACGGCATGGATCGCGTGCCCACCGATCGCACATTCCGCACCAAGTTCATCAACTTTGGACCCGCCCATCCAGCGGCACACGGCGTGCTGCGCATGATACTTGAGTTGGACAGTGAAACGGTGCTGTCGGCCGATCCCCACATCGGTCTGCTACATCGCGGCACCGAGAAGCTCATTGAGTACAAAACATATCTACAGGCTTTACCATACATGGATCGTCTAGACTATGTATCCTGCATGGTTAACGAGCAGGCTTACGCCTTGGCTGTGGAGAAGTTACTTAACATCGAAGTGCCGCCTCGTGCCAAGTACATACGTACCTTATGCGCAGAGCTGATGCGGCTGACAAATCATACTATGGCCATAAGCTCAATGGTGCTTGACTGTGGCGCCATAACGCCGCTCTTCTGGCTTTTCGAGGAGCGTGAGAAGCAGTACGAGTTTTCAGAGCGTCTATCGGGGGCACGACTGCATGCGGCGTATATACGACCAGGTGGCGTTTCTCTGGACATGCCCATAGGCTTCTCTGATGATTTGTACAAATATCTTAACCAGTTCGCCGATCGTCTGGACGAGGTGGAGGATGTGGTCACAGACAATCGCATTTTTCGCATGCGGAACATTGGCATTGGGCGCATCACTGCCCACGATGCACTTAACTGCGGCTGTACCGGACCAGTGTTGCGTGCCACAGGTGTCAAGTGGGATCTCCGCAAGCAGCAGCCCTATGATGCATACGGTGACATGAAATTCGATGTGGTTGTTGGGTCCAATGGCGATTGCTACGATCGATATCTGGTTCGCATGCGCGAGATGCGCGAATCCATTAATATTATGCAACAGTGCTTGTCCTGCATGCCACCTGGTCAGGTGAGGGTGGATGATCGGAAGATAACGCCACCACGGCGAGCGAAGATGAAAACTGGCATGGAAGATCTCATACACCACTTCAAGTACTATTCACAAGGTGTGGCGGTGCCACCTGGACAGACCTATGCAGCCGTGGAGTCCCCCAAGGGCGAGTTTGGCATATTCTTGGTCTCAGATGGTAGCTCACGCCCCTATCGCTGCAAAATACGCCCTGCTTCCTATGCACATCTAGCACTAATGTCCAAAATGGCACCTGCACATTATCTAGCTGATATTGTAGCAATCGTTGGTTCTTTGGATATTGTATTTGGTGAGATTGATCGTTAA